One genomic window of Methanosarcina acetivorans C2A includes the following:
- a CDS encoding MFS transporter gives MTDKTEKMKVELEKKIDEPENLFSKFLFIWFGQFISIIGTDLTIFSLGIYVYQQTGAASSYVFILMCVFLPPFLLKPYGGILADRYDRRLMMVLGDLGATLGLLFIFFMMIRGNIELWHIYLGIAASSIFSAIQEPAYKALITDLLPEAQYDKASGLVQLASSARYLISPFLAGILLTLIDIEFTFLIDISPLLISSSIVIWVRKFLGKTTIKHPEQNIIADFKEDIEEFSKNGGVVNLVLTTMLVLFFVGLLQSLFIPMLLGLTTVKTVGISQSICASGILIGSLFLGVFGCKSKQVKTLAFSLFLAGIFFANPGLSTNIIFITLAGFMFFGTLPFINTSIEVLIRKNIENRKQGRVWSIISMVTYLGSIAAFAVAGFLADKVFNPPLELDGFLVETAGFIVGVGEGRVIALMFIISGLMISMIALLIWRNKKIERLEEVEVQGSNVNLVKAGDF, from the coding sequence ATGACGGATAAAACCGAAAAAATGAAAGTTGAACTCGAAAAAAAGATAGATGAACCCGAAAACCTTTTTTCCAAATTCCTTTTTATTTGGTTTGGGCAGTTCATCTCAATAATAGGCACCGACCTTACTATTTTTTCTTTAGGAATATATGTATACCAGCAGACCGGTGCGGCTTCAAGCTACGTCTTTATACTGATGTGCGTGTTTTTGCCCCCCTTCCTCCTGAAACCCTATGGGGGAATCCTAGCAGACCGTTACGACAGGCGCCTGATGATGGTCCTCGGGGACCTGGGAGCAACGCTCGGGCTTCTCTTTATATTTTTTATGATGATTAGGGGAAATATCGAACTCTGGCACATTTATCTCGGGATTGCAGCGAGTTCGATTTTTTCAGCTATTCAGGAACCGGCCTATAAGGCTCTAATTACTGACCTCCTGCCCGAAGCCCAATACGACAAAGCAAGCGGGCTGGTGCAGCTGGCAAGTTCAGCTCGATATTTAATCTCCCCTTTTTTAGCCGGAATTTTACTGACACTAATTGACATTGAATTTACTTTTTTAATCGACATCAGCCCCCTCTTAATTTCCAGCTCTATTGTTATATGGGTAAGAAAATTTTTAGGAAAAACGACAATAAAGCATCCGGAACAAAATATCATAGCCGACTTTAAGGAAGACATTGAAGAGTTTTCAAAAAATGGAGGCGTGGTAAACCTAGTTCTCACTACCATGCTCGTACTTTTTTTTGTCGGGCTGCTTCAATCCCTTTTTATTCCGATGCTGCTGGGCCTGACAACAGTAAAAACAGTGGGGATCTCTCAATCAATCTGCGCATCAGGCATACTGATCGGAAGCCTGTTTCTCGGAGTATTCGGCTGCAAAAGCAAACAGGTTAAAACATTAGCTTTCTCGTTATTCCTGGCAGGCATATTTTTTGCCAATCCCGGGCTCTCAACAAATATAATTTTTATTACTCTGGCAGGCTTCATGTTTTTTGGCACCCTGCCCTTTATTAATACCTCCATTGAAGTCCTGATTCGGAAAAATATTGAAAACAGAAAGCAGGGGCGTGTTTGGTCAATTATTTCCATGGTCACTTATCTCGGCTCCATCGCAGCTTTTGCAGTCGCAGGTTTTTTAGCGGATAAAGTTTTCAACCCGCCTCTGGAACTGGACGGTTTCCTGGTTGAAACAGCCGGTTTCATTGTTGGAGTTGGAGAAGGCAGGGTAATTGCCCTGATGTTCATTATTTCCGGATTAATGATTTCCATGATTGCCTTGTTGATCTGGCGAAATAAAAAAATAGAACGATTAGAAGAGGTTGAAGTGCAAGGCAGTAATGTAAACTTGGTTAAAGCAGGGGATTTTTAA
- a CDS encoding uracil-DNA glycosylase family protein, whose amino-acid sequence MKPVEYVKCKAFPCSDINKGGYLVPAVEVNPEKVKVVMIAEAPPENPLDYFYASGEPFYLKTTLQAFNDAGIPVNSIQEILDHGFYLTTALKCAKTRYVISADTVKNCSLVLEKELSLFPNVEVYMLMGDVAIKAFNYISRRLTGKNTIRSGSTYKIRKEQFFYNGKRVFPSYVQTGQNYLIEKSKRMMIAEDLAEAAKLIK is encoded by the coding sequence ATGAAGCCTGTTGAATACGTTAAATGTAAAGCCTTTCCCTGTTCCGATATCAATAAAGGCGGATATCTTGTGCCTGCTGTAGAAGTCAACCCCGAAAAAGTTAAAGTGGTTATGATTGCCGAAGCCCCTCCGGAGAATCCCCTGGACTATTTTTATGCTTCAGGAGAGCCATTTTATCTAAAAACGACTCTTCAGGCATTCAACGATGCAGGAATTCCCGTAAACAGTATTCAGGAAATCCTGGATCACGGGTTCTACCTGACAACAGCACTCAAATGTGCAAAAACCCGGTACGTGATTTCGGCAGATACGGTAAAAAATTGCTCTCTGGTGCTCGAAAAAGAACTTTCTCTGTTCCCTAATGTTGAGGTGTATATGCTGATGGGAGACGTTGCAATAAAGGCTTTTAACTACATCAGCAGGAGGCTCACCGGAAAAAACACGATTCGTTCGGGTTCTACGTATAAGATCAGGAAGGAACAGTTTTTTTACAATGGGAAAAGGGTTTTTCCTTCGTATGTGCAGACCGGGCAGAATTACCTGATTGAGAAATCGAAAAGAATGATGATTGCCGAAGACCTTGCAGAAGCTGCGAAGTTAATTAAGTAA
- a CDS encoding histidine kinase dimerization/phosphoacceptor domain -containing protein: MDQLVSKNPNPVLQAGTDGRVFYSNKAAEPLLSIWDIGGEGKLPHSVETLIKRVVSRNDPEKMEVKVGKKLYLIDFQPVPGKELVNIYGLDISEQKKLGKKLSIKKKQYDALYTLGKMALKCENLQVFMDKSVKLIVKTLDLEFCKILELTPDGNFLLKAGIGWKPGLVGKAVVEGGKLSQAGYTIFSKMPVIVRDFAEESRFEAPKILRDHNIVSGVSVIIGDVEKPFGVLGAHSTKKRKFTAAETYFLNSVAFVIAEVIERRQAVEELNKHREHLEELVKERTSELTKTNRQLFNEISVRKQAEKDLQNNIYFLETILDAIPSPIFYRNLAGIYQGCNEMFARHVLGLPKEKVIGHSIYEFTQVFSEETLNDSVYYDRILLKEGKSLSNELKIKCADGKVRDFLSHKAIYSNISGEVIGIVGVMLDITERKKAEEALLKTEEIRKKEIHHRIKNNLQVISSLLSLQAEYFSDPKVKESFKDSQNRVISMSLIHEELYKTRETADIETFDFKVYIQKLATELFKSYLVGSEDIRLKLDVESAFLGMDTGIPLGIIVNELVSNSLKHAFPEGRSGEIQIKLHRTGSSQKKGCNKHPGNCEISEFLLTVSDNGIGFPEDLDLKHTSSLGLQLVNILVEQIEGSIELERGKGTEFRLKFREQESKEKCENREKRK, encoded by the coding sequence ATGGATCAGTTAGTATCTAAGAACCCGAATCCTGTGCTTCAGGCAGGGACTGACGGGAGAGTTTTTTACTCAAATAAGGCAGCTGAGCCTTTGCTGTCTATCTGGGATATTGGAGGAGAGGGGAAACTACCTCATTCCGTGGAAACCCTTATTAAAAGAGTTGTTTCCAGGAATGACCCGGAAAAAATGGAAGTTAAGGTGGGCAAAAAATTGTATCTAATAGACTTCCAGCCCGTGCCAGGAAAGGAACTTGTAAACATTTACGGGCTTGATATAAGCGAACAGAAAAAGCTGGGAAAAAAACTCAGTATCAAAAAAAAACAATATGATGCTCTTTATACTCTTGGAAAAATGGCTCTTAAATGCGAAAACCTTCAGGTTTTTATGGATAAAAGTGTAAAACTGATTGTAAAGACCCTGGACCTTGAGTTCTGCAAAATCCTTGAACTTACCCCCGATGGAAATTTCCTGCTCAAAGCAGGCATCGGCTGGAAACCAGGACTTGTGGGAAAAGCCGTTGTGGAAGGAGGAAAATTATCTCAGGCAGGATACACTATTTTTTCAAAGATGCCTGTAATTGTAAGAGACTTTGCAGAAGAAAGCCGCTTTGAAGCCCCGAAAATCTTGAGAGACCACAACATTGTAAGCGGGGTGAGTGTCATTATAGGAGATGTGGAAAAACCCTTCGGAGTACTGGGAGCCCATTCCACAAAGAAAAGAAAGTTTACTGCGGCTGAGACCTACTTTTTAAACTCCGTTGCTTTTGTGATTGCAGAGGTTATCGAGCGCAGGCAAGCTGTAGAAGAATTAAATAAGCACAGAGAACACCTGGAAGAGCTCGTTAAAGAAAGGACTTCTGAGCTTACAAAAACAAATAGACAGCTGTTCAATGAAATCTCGGTCCGCAAGCAGGCGGAAAAAGACCTTCAAAACAACATATACTTCCTTGAAACAATCCTTGACGCTATCCCTTCTCCCATATTTTATAGAAACCTTGCAGGTATCTACCAGGGCTGCAATGAAATGTTTGCACGGCATGTCCTTGGCCTTCCGAAAGAAAAAGTCATAGGGCACTCCATTTACGAATTTACACAAGTGTTCTCAGAAGAAACGCTTAATGATTCCGTTTATTATGACAGGATACTTCTGAAGGAAGGCAAAAGCCTGTCTAATGAACTGAAAATAAAGTGCGCAGACGGAAAGGTACGGGATTTCCTCTCCCACAAAGCTATTTACAGCAATATCTCCGGGGAAGTAATCGGAATTGTGGGTGTAATGCTTGATATTACCGAACGCAAAAAAGCAGAAGAAGCCCTTTTAAAAACGGAGGAAATCAGGAAAAAAGAGATACATCATAGAATTAAAAACAACCTTCAGGTAATCTCATCCCTGCTCAGCCTTCAAGCCGAATATTTCAGTGATCCAAAGGTAAAAGAATCTTTCAAAGACAGCCAGAACCGGGTCATCTCGATGTCCCTTATCCACGAAGAACTTTATAAAACCAGAGAGACTGCGGATATTGAAACCTTTGATTTTAAAGTATATATCCAGAAACTGGCAACTGAACTTTTCAAGTCATACTTGGTAGGAAGTGAAGATATTCGCTTAAAACTGGATGTGGAAAGCGCATTTCTCGGAATGGATACTGGGATCCCCCTGGGGATCATTGTTAATGAACTTGTATCTAACTCTTTAAAGCATGCTTTTCCCGAAGGAAGAAGTGGAGAAATCCAGATCAAACTTCACCGCACAGGCAGCAGTCAGAAGAAGGGTTGTAACAAGCACCCCGGAAACTGTGAAATCTCGGAGTTCTTGCTGACGGTATCGGATAATGGAATCGGCTTTCCTGAGGATCTCGATTTAAAACATACCTCTTCTCTCGGCCTTCAACTTGTAAATATCCTTGTAGAGCAGATTGAAGGCAGTATCGAACTTGAAAGAGGGAAAGGGACAGAATTCAGGCTAAAATTCAGAGAACAGGAGAGCAAAGAAAAGTGTGAAAACCGGGAAAAACGAAAATAA
- a CDS encoding endonuclease III domain-containing protein, producing MKKSVQNLSSGRTFNEPVIQTIYGYLLDSYGLQGWWPLIELHNSYGTNPTKTGSIRGYHPGNYTYPHTENQQFEIICGALLTQNTNWQQVEKALINLRQMDSLYPERILSCDIETLKEAIKPAGYYNQKAARLKILAEWFTNFKSQTPEREELLSLKGIGPETADSILLYAFKQPSFVVDAYTRRVVSNLGLVEEKAKYSEIKALFEENLPEDLVIYQEYHALLVEHAKRYYQKKISYSRCPLLRLVSD from the coding sequence ATGAAGAAAAGTGTTCAGAATCTCAGTTCAGGAAGAACCTTTAATGAACCTGTTATCCAAACAATTTACGGCTACCTCCTTGACTCATACGGGCTTCAGGGCTGGTGGCCTCTGATAGAACTGCACAACAGTTACGGGACTAATCCCACAAAAACAGGATCCATCCGTGGGTATCATCCCGGGAATTATACCTACCCCCATACCGAAAACCAGCAGTTTGAGATTATCTGCGGAGCCCTGCTTACACAGAATACGAACTGGCAGCAGGTTGAAAAAGCCCTCATCAACCTCAGGCAAATGGATTCCCTTTATCCGGAAAGAATCCTTTCCTGTGACATAGAAACCTTAAAGGAAGCCATAAAGCCTGCAGGGTATTATAATCAGAAAGCAGCACGTCTCAAAATTCTTGCAGAGTGGTTTACGAATTTTAAAAGCCAAACGCCTGAAAGGGAAGAACTGCTCTCGCTAAAAGGGATTGGACCCGAGACTGCCGACTCGATCCTGCTTTATGCCTTTAAGCAACCCTCATTTGTGGTTGATGCGTACACCAGAAGAGTTGTAAGCAACCTTGGCCTGGTTGAGGAGAAAGCGAAGTATTCTGAGATCAAGGCCCTGTTTGAAGAGAATTTGCCGGAAGACCTGGTTATCTATCAGGAATATCATGCCCTTCTTGTGGAACATGCAAAGAGGTATTATCAAAAGAAGATCAGTTATTCAAGATGTCCGCTTCTAAGGCTCGTTTCGGACTGA